A genomic segment from Glycine soja cultivar W05 chromosome 20, ASM419377v2, whole genome shotgun sequence encodes:
- the LOC114402859 gene encoding uncharacterized protein LOC114402859 isoform X1 yields MTGFTKCEGELHVLYELNEHGLWLRFFPSFNDSGTMKPTSSPSMDQSSTLDALVNDNKIPTPIHAGASTSISVHLSDSCCTDNGASPEKHLTENTPSKPQTEKAQNGKRKYNKKEYNLPRRGSKRLAGIKVDNLRQADSGELLLINHVRVK; encoded by the exons ATGACGGGATTCACCAAATGCGAAGGCGAGTTGCATGTTCTCTATGAACTCAACGAACATGGGCTTTGGCTGCGTTTTTTCCCGTCATTCAA TGATAGTGGAACCATGAAACCAACATCATCGCCTAGCATGGATCAAAGCTCAACTTTGGATGCATTAGTCAATGACAATAAGATCCCAACTCCTATACATGCAGGAGCATCTACTTCCATCTCTGTTCATCTTTCTG ATTCCTGTTGCACAGATAATGGAGCTTCCCCAGAAAAACACCTTACAGAAAATACGCCGTCAAAACCTCAAACTGAAAAGGCTCAAAATGGAAAGCGCAAATACAACAAGAAGGAGTACAATTTGCCTCGCCGTGGTTCAAAGCGTCTTGCCGGAATTAAGGTTGATAACTTAAGACAAGCAGATTCAGGCGAGTTGCTATTAATCAATCATGTGAGAGTAAAATGA
- the LOC114402859 gene encoding uncharacterized protein LOC114402859 isoform X2 — protein sequence MTGFTKCEGELHVLYELNEHGLWLRFFPSFNDSGTMKPTSSPSMDQSSTLDALVNDNKIPTPIHAGASTSISVHLSDNGASPEKHLTENTPSKPQTEKAQNGKRKYNKKEYNLPRRGSKRLAGIKVDNLRQADSGELLLINHVRVK from the exons ATGACGGGATTCACCAAATGCGAAGGCGAGTTGCATGTTCTCTATGAACTCAACGAACATGGGCTTTGGCTGCGTTTTTTCCCGTCATTCAA TGATAGTGGAACCATGAAACCAACATCATCGCCTAGCATGGATCAAAGCTCAACTTTGGATGCATTAGTCAATGACAATAAGATCCCAACTCCTATACATGCAGGAGCATCTACTTCCATCTCTGTTCATCTTTCTG ATAATGGAGCTTCCCCAGAAAAACACCTTACAGAAAATACGCCGTCAAAACCTCAAACTGAAAAGGCTCAAAATGGAAAGCGCAAATACAACAAGAAGGAGTACAATTTGCCTCGCCGTGGTTCAAAGCGTCTTGCCGGAATTAAGGTTGATAACTTAAGACAAGCAGATTCAGGCGAGTTGCTATTAATCAATCATGTGAGAGTAAAATGA
- the LOC114403086 gene encoding membrane steroid-binding protein 1-like, giving the protein MAVQLWETLKEAIVAYTGFSPSTFFTVLALLFAVYYVVTGLFGSSDDHHHRHRHVEEEEEMPPLRPPVQLGEITAEELKAYDGTDPEKPLLMAIKAQIYDVSQSRMFYGPGGPYALFAGKDASRALAKMSFEEKDLTGDISGLGPFELDALQDWEYKFMSKYVKVGTVKSEEVPVTEPESIGEPLESTSRDIDAAAKPTDTEDGKLETPAVKSDETPSNVDADKE; this is encoded by the exons ATGGCTGTGCAGCTGTGGGAAACCCTGAAGGAAGCCATCGTAGCCTACACTGGCTTCTCTCCTTCCACCTTCTTCACGGTGCTGGCGCTTCTTTTTGCCGTTTACTACGTCGTCACGGGTCTCTTTGGCTCCTCCGACGATCACCATCACCGCCACCGCCACGtcgaggaggaggaggagatgcCGCCTCTGCGCCCCCCGGTTCAGCTCGGCGAGATCACAGCGGAGGAGCTCAAGGCCTACGACGGCACCGATCCCGAGAAGCCCTTGCTCATGGCCATCAAGGCCCAGATCTATGATGTCTCCCAGAGCAG GATGTTTTATGGACCTGGTGGACCTTATGCCCTATTTGCTGGCAAGGATGCTAGCAGAGCCTTAGCGAAGATGTCTTTTGAAGAGAAAGATCTGACTGGGGATATTTCTGGTCTTGGTCCGTTTGAGCTTGATGCCTTACAAGACTGGGAATATAAGTTTATGAGCAAGTATGTGAAGGTTGGAACTGTTAAAAGTGAAGAAGTTCCAGTAACTGAACCAGAGTCCATTGGTGAACCATTAGAATCTACTTCCCGTGATATTGATGCTGCTGCCAAGCCTACTGATACTGAAGATGGCAAATTAGAAACTCCAGCTGTTAAAAGTGATGAAACCCCTTCAAATGTTGATGCCGATAAAGAGTAA
- the LOC114401173 gene encoding F-box/LRR-repeat protein At3g48880-like has product MEDNDSYIRRWEDLDIDILVKIFQLLDIFELTSGISRVCSAWRMACCDPLLWKTLDLSMLRSNFIKIPLEPFVYVDGRSDRTLTRILKISLSLSQQSIMTLIFHFNLYVSDEQLTYTAERCPQLRRLVLPAWNRIKKPGMCKAIRGWKELESLTMPSIANPPYILEEISTHCKNFSELKIMGPCDIFFVSSLAAFLPKLRILSLRCSMLYKDVLILILDNLQHLEVLNISHCVLMEALPAPQQKRIIKEIDVTIRQKASRLREFLTCMEDSCVMCQRTRTDEGLIRWYKYEEGLWKTDEVRSLSL; this is encoded by the exons ATGGAAGACAACGATTCTTACATAAGGAGATGGGAGGATCTGGACATAGATATTTTGGTGAAGATTTTTCAGTTGCTTGACATTTTTGAGTTGACATCCGGCATCTCTCGTGTTTGTAGTGCATGGCGCATGGCATGCTGTGATCCACTTCTCTGGAAAACACTAGATTTATCAATGTTAAGATCTAACTTCATCAAGATCCCATTAGAGCCATTTGTTTATGTTGATGGACGATCTGATAGGACGTTAACGCGTATATTGAAGATTTCCCTGAGCCTCAGCCAGCAGAGTATAATGACTTTGATCTTCCATTTCAACTTGTACGTAAGTGATGAACAGTTGACATACACTGCTGAAAG GTGCCCACAGCTCAGGCGACTCGTTCTGCCAGCTTGGAACAGAATCAAGAAACCAGGAATGTGCAAAGCCATTCGTGGCTGGAAAGAGTTAGAGTCCCTGACAATGCCTAGTATAGCAAATCCACCATATATTTTGGAGGAAATCTCAACACACTGCAAGAACTTTAGTGAACTCAAGATCATGGGGCCATGTGACATTTTCTTTGTTTCATCACTTGCTGCTTTTCTTCCAAAATTACGAATCTTGAGCCTTCGATGCTCCATGCTATATAAGGATGTTCTCATTCTCATCCTTGACAACTTACAACACTTGGAAGTGCTCAACATATCACATTGTGTTCTGATGGAAGCCCTCCCAGCTCCTcaacaaaaaagaatcattaAAGAAATTGATGTGACTATTCGTCAGAAGGCTTCTCGATTACGTGAATTTCTCACATGCATGGAAGACTCGTGTGTCATGTGCCAACGAACAAGAACTGATGAAGGACTGATTAGGTGGTACAAGTACGAGGAAGGGCTTTGGAAAACAGATGAGGTGAGGTCTCTCTCACTTTAA
- the LOC114402318 gene encoding uncharacterized protein LOC114402318 yields the protein MACNSISQAASMGTQICTQIASIFSKPTHPYPAPLDLLVTELTSVASQKGNVFLYGVGREGLMLKALCMRLFHLGLSAHFVFDMTTPPIAAGDLLIASAGPGGFSTVDALCAVARSNGGRVLLLTAQPETGSCVKHANAVAYVAAQTMADDADAERDAKSRPLLPMGSVYEGALFVLFEMVVYKLGEALGESPEAVRSRHTNLE from the coding sequence ATGGCTTGTAATTCTATCTCCCAAGCAGCTTCAATGGGCACACAAATATGCACCCAAATAGCTTCCATATTCTCAAAGCCCACCCATCCATACCCGGCCCCACTGGACCTTTTAGTCACCGAACTCACCTCCGTTGCCTCTCAAAAAGGCAACGTTTTTCTATACGGCGTGGGCCGCGAGGGCCTCATGCTCAAGGCCCTCTGCATGCGCCTCTTCCACCTGGGCCTCTCGGCCCACTTTGTCTTCGACATGACCACACCCCCCATAGCCGCCGGCGACCTCCTCATCGCCTCTGCCGGCCCCGGCGGATTCTCCACCGTCGATGCCCTCTGCGCGGTGGCGCGCTCCAACGGCGGAAGGGTGCTGCTCCTCACTGCCCAGCCCGAGACAGGGTCTTGCGTGAAACACGCCAACGCTGTGGCTTACGTGGCAGCGCAGACCATGGCCGATGATGCGGACGCAGAAAGGGACGCGAAATCTCGACCGTTGCTTCCGATGGGAAGTGTGTACGAAGGGGCGCTGTTTGTTCTGTTTGAGATGGTTGTTTACAAGTTGGGTGAGGCCTTGGGTGAGAGCCCTGAAGCCGTTCGATCGCGCCACACTAATCTCGAATGA
- the LOC114402343 gene encoding protein phosphatase inhibitor 2-like codes for MKGRVRWNEDNIGEIEANKPVRQKITEPKTPYHPMIDDDSSPSPVQGDFDEYNGDKDHSANAEQTGFKNGACCNRKGTRQSDGWTSSEDEAEETEEDEEDRSLSFKEHRKAHYDEFLKVKELQQKASLEDGSDEDDNAELTIEEKKNDSSSPMSAT; via the exons ATGAA GGGACGTGTAAGATGGAATGAGGATAATATTGGAGAAATTGAAGCAAACAAGCCCGTGAGGCAAAAAATCACTGAACCTAAGACCCCGTATCATCCTATGATTGATGATGACA GTTCTCCGTCCCCTGTACAAGGAGATTTTGACGAATATAATGGTGATAAAGATCACTCAGCAAATGCTGAACAAACTGGTTTTAAGAATGGGGCATGTTGTAACAGAAAAGGAACTAGACAATCTGATGGCTGGACATCATCTGAGGATGAGGCAGAAGAAACTGAAGAGGATGAGGAAG ATAGAAGTTTGAGTTTTAAAGAGCACAGAAAGGCCCACTATGATGAATTCCTGAAAGTCAAAGAGCTGCAACAAAAGGCTTCTCTGGAGGATGGAAGTGACGAGGATGATAATGCTGAGCTTACCATCGAGGAGAAGAAAAatgactcatcttctccaatGAGTGCTACGTGA